gtttttcttaatttttcacttaagctgggcctttaagtcttcaacctgcctcaagaatgatttaagatatgaagaggtaggggaagtgatggcgaaggtggtagggatgagaacggcgcctgtatgcatgtgccgcacggTCGCCCTGCTGTGCTCTGCCAAGAGTtgactacaataaaataaaaataaaaagaataataaaaatcatcaccccgaaagcggacagtagacgtcacatagtatatgtgtaccaaattgcaGGTccataggtcaaacggtttgcaagctacaggtgatttacagacggacagacagccacggtagcgtattacagtatataagaagATGGATTATAAAAATGGATAGTGGCATGACAGCCTAGCAAGATGTGGCAATGCCCACTTTACCTCCTAATGCACAGTAGGACCACCGTTTATAACCCGCTGTGACGTTCTTGACATTATGTAAATCAGGGCTACAACTAAAAATCATTGGGAAAGTCGTTTAGTGTCTTTAGGTTGGTGGATATGCATGTGTATGGGACTGGGCCCCCCGTCCAGTTTTATTTCCCACCTTGCGTCCAGTTCGACTGGGATAGGATCTGTTTCCCCCCGGCACCCACAATTGGATTAATCTGGTTTgagaatatttttgtaaaatctgcCATGTGTCTCTGCCATTGTCTGGGAAATgctacaaaatacaatacaatgtagcccaaaatcacacaaggagggccacaatgggctttaacaggccctgccttttgacagacccccagccttgactctctaagaagacccttgtagggaaaacaaATAGAAgagaccttgggaaaggcagttcaaaggtaGGCAGTGGGTGAAACAGAAGTGTGCTTCAGATCCTCATTTTATTTGTGTCATATCTTTGTGACACATTCCCAGTTGGCCACCTTAAAGCTATAATGGTCTAAAATAACACACTGAGTCttcctccttctttctctctcattgtGACAGATGCTGGATGTTTGAAATTGCTGCACACTCCTGTTCTGCACCCAACCGAGGACCGGCAGGTGACTCTGCAAGACTCCCAGGAAGAGCAGCAAAGCAGTCGAGGGGACACGTCACCAAGAAGCATAGAGCATCATGGGGCCACCGTGTACACCTGCTCTGACATCAACCCTCACACTCAGGATGAGCCTCTCTCATTTAATCCAAGTCTGTTTTCCATTCGACTTCCCGGAGGAGCACCATCTGGATGTGGATCAGGTGCTGATGTCCTGAGCTCCATTTTGAAGTCAGGACTTCCAAACCTGTCTAGACCCCTGGCTGCCTGTTTGGACAAAGAGAAGACGAGTTCCCCAGGAGCACAGGTAGAGTCTGCTGAAAGAAACACGGAACACCAGCTTGAAGGACAGGGTCGGGATATCCTGGGTGTGGATTGTTACTTGTGTTCTGACGATGATGAGGACGACCGTGATGAAACCTGAGAGAAGCTCCTCAGCTCCACTTTAAGGCCCATTCAGTTGGTCGAGGATGTGGTTGGGGCAGCAGTAGGTGGTGAGCGGCACTACAGGCGTCCTAGGACCACAATGAATGATTTAAACAAACAGCCTTGGGTTTATTCTGCggaggagctttttcagcttgtGCCCACGTGTTAGCTGTGTCCAGACTACTGATGGCTGACAGAAGACGCAGTGGCAGCACATTCATTTGATTTACCTCTGGATGACAGCTGAAGTGTCATTTTCATCATAGAATGACctcttgttttcaaataaaaaaagagctTGCGTCTAACCTCCATCACATTTTATTTGAGAAATGTTTTTCAGGCACCTGTGGACTGGCTGCCCATTTATTTCATAAGGTACAGCATGTGTCTTGAAGTGTGTATACAAGTGGAGGCACAAGGTCTTCTGGGGACACGTATTGAGACTTGGCCGTGGATTTGCACCTGGGACACTGTCCTCGATAATCTGGGCTTTTGTGACCCCCGTGTTACGTGCCACCCGTCAGATACTGTAACTGTTCTTGCACAAGTTGCCCTTCTGATCATCGCCACCGGTGTGTGCTGAATTGTCACAACAGGTAAACCTCAGCAGCTGTGTGGGGCTTCCCTCTGGTGCTTTAAATGTTGTTCCTGTAATCTGGACagaccccttttatagcccaggCAAGAAGCTTCTTGGCCGTGATAGAAATGTCACTGCCTTGGACATGCTAACTATGGAGGGCAAAACGTAACTTCAGTGTAGGAATTTATAACCGTGACAGTTGTGAAGATAGATACTTTAACGATGGTGAGCGTCAAGGCACTGTAGGAATATCGGGGCATGTGATGGGGGCACACTGTAGTTTAACGCAGAACATGAAAGTAATGAGGGGGGCAGAATATTCAATGTGGAAACACCTAGAGACTGTCAGCGTGATTTAATGCTAGTGTGGGCCCATTTAATAAGGTGGGCTTTGCAGGCAGAGATGGATGGGGGATCTTGAAAGTTCCAGTACTGAAAATATTGTGTTTAGATATCAGGTAACACTTTAGATTAGGGACACACCATAATaataaaaacctgaaaaagaCTTCTTTAGATCGTAACACTTAACTGCTTTGGTGAGGCCTTGTTATTGATCTTTGTGCAGGGTGGCATATTAACAGCTTGTGATGTGCTGGTGAATACGAGAGCTTCATGTGGTCCGGTTAGGCACTCGGTGTGACCTGAGCCTCAAGTTACAGTACTGTTGGGTTATCAGACGTCTACTATGGGACTATGCACTAtagatatactgtgtgtgtgtatatatttatatatgtattatttggcaggtactaatatatataaagagtacatgacatgtgttttgccctaattggtgCCCATCAGGCTTTGCACGTTTGCTTCCCCAAGCAGGGATGGAACCTCAAGTGTCGGCCCCTGAGGAGAAGCCTCTGACATTGCACCACGTTGGCTgtatttgacagggtgaagatccgAGTATTAGAGTCATGGGTCTGATCACAATCTTatatttgggtggtcacctaccaggtaacgcttgtggttggtcagccagccGGTGCCACATCCTcccagttgtgagaagcagatcacagatgTGTCATACAGTACCTGCCCAGCAATACAAAGGGCACACGACTCGTGTTTCGCTCtgtttggggctcatcaggtctACGCACTTCTGCAATCACACGGGATACCTTGTagggtaaccacccaaatatcagcgtttgatcagacctatgcatgtacagtgcatccagaaagtattcccagtgcttcatcactttttcccacattttgttatgtcacagccttattccaaaatggattaaattcatttttttcctcagaattctacacacaacaccccataatgacaacgtgaaaaaagtttacttgaggtttttgcaaatttattaaaaataagcaaactgataaatcccatgtccataagtattcacagcctttgctcaatactttgtcgatgcccctttggcagcaattccagcctcaagtctttttgaatatgatgccaccagcttggcacacctatccttggccagtttggcccattcctctttgcagcacctctcaagaccccttagttctttctatttccttaattagcagccagacaataatgagacacaaaacgagcaaacaggtgaccagctaaccacattatctgaacataaagaaaggtgagggtctcagtaaggttgatttctcaagtcaataatcagaaacagaaaatcaacactttgggaaatgtctgctgtagcagaatgagagcagcagcaagctgtggaattaagtaacggctttaattaacagcaagaattggcttctcattaagaaactggttggagtttgaagccccagtttagctggtcatctgtcggctcgtttcatgtctcatttctgtttggctgccatttaataaagaaacgaatcaattcagaggacagaatccttaaaaacagggctattaaaaggaagggaaaagaagttaattagcagtgaaaactgatcactgattaggaaaagagaatgaaaacctgcagccactgcggccctccaggactggagttggacacctgtgctttaagaagacaaagaaaaactcccaaaaaaaaaataaaaatggaagaaactttgtgAAAGGCAGTTGAGAGAGCGAGAGACCTGTCCAGGTAGGGTGGGTGTCAAAACAAAAGGGGGTCAAGACAAGACAATGCacacaacagaacacaagtcatcctcaatacaatacagtataacagtaacataaaaatattacaagtatacatatgaagtatgttttgtgaattgtttctgccattcaaatgttaacatcattttgactcgccctgtgtgtatgtgtatgtacagtatacagtacagtatgtatatatttctatataatgtgtgtattctTTTAACCAGGAGCTCCTATTTTCACACATCCACTCCTCGGTGGTGGTGTTGGTGTCCACACGATTGCAGCAGGACTCTGTGGTTTTCTCTAATGTCGCAACGATGGCTTCAAGTCGAGTTATTCAAAGACTGCTGGAAACCTCGACTCTGTTATCATCAGAGTCCCCTCTTTGTCATTAGGCTCATATATTTTCTATATGGATTGAAAGCATACGACATTCAAGGTGCATGGCATTTCCTCGCTGGCATCGTGAATCAATTAGGCCACTTTCTAGCGCCCTAACCTGTTAACGTTTGGGTTTAAAGGCTGTGGcgatgccaccgtgccgcccttggattacattatttattaaataatactacaaagatattctagCATTTTGGTAAAGAAGTGCATCCCGTGTGTGTGCCCAACTGTGCCCCATGATAAGACTGGCATCTCACccacagttggttcctgccttgttcccagtgctaccaggatagacTCCACCCCAGTGGTCCTcagttggattaagtgggcttgtgAATGGCAGACAAGGGTATGAACAGTTGTAGACCCGTGCAAGCACTTTGAAGGTGTAaccagtgaaaggcgctatatgtaaattcattgattttaaattaaactctCAAAGACCTGCAGGAGGTGCATTGACAGCACCAAAGTGTACCCACTGCTGAGCTCACATCCCATACAGGGTTGGCTCCAACCCTGCACCTGTGCTGTTGGGATGGCACACTTGAGAATACTAACTAAGCGTATGTATCTGTGGACATTATACAGTAGGTGTGCAGACATTCTGAGCACTTTGCATGTACCCACTGAAGGACCGTCGTGCACATTAAAAATGAACTCATTTGTGTCCAATTCCAGCAATGTGTGCCAGGACAAGCTGCGACTTTGAATTGGTACCACGTGCTAGAGTGCATGATTATGCTCTGCAagagactggcatcctgtccaggatcACTTActgcctcgtgcccagtgctgctggggcaGCCTCCACCCTAGTGGTCCTGAAGTGGTTTGAGAAAGCAGGTAAAGTTAATGTATAGTTAGATACCTGCTCAAGCACTTGGTCAGGGCATAATCAGGGGAAGGCGCCATACAGCCAATGAACTCGAGTCACACACCGGAGCTCTACTGACACCTCTGCTGGGGTGGCATTCcgaccttgtgcccagtgctgctgggttaggctccacccCCTTGCCCCTAAATTGGATgaagcacatttgagaatacagtaCTGAATTCGGATAGGTGTGTTCATACATTGTACTCACTTTGAACCTGTGatcaatgaaaggcgctatataaagatgAATTCTCAAATTCCAGCAGCGAGCACAAAGGCAAGTAGCAGCTTTGAACTGGTGCCATGTGAGTGTGCATGACTGTGCCCATTGATAGGCTGGCATCCAGTCCGTGATTGGTTCCTACCCTGCACCCAATGCCACTGTGATAGGCTCCGCCCCTGAACTGGGTTTAGGGCTTTTATGAATATTAAATTCAGAGAGGGGTCTTTGTACATTCTAGTCACTTTGAGCCTGTGtgcagtgaaaggcgctatataaaaatgaattcacTTGCCTCAAAGTGCACTAAAGTGGCCACTCTAAGTGCCAATTCACCCTGCGCTAGACTGGCATCCTTGCTTTACACTCGGTGCTGCCAAGGGGAGGCAGTGCCCCCTGGCAGGTCTGAACTCgctaagcactttaaaaaaacgtATGGATTGGCCGGCGGTCCTTAAAGAGCAGATGCTTGAGACGAGGTGTGCAGTCACAGatgatcatttttaatatttttaaactctttatttaataaactacATTGTTAATTAATTTAGAGCGGCAATGCCAAGCATGGAGGTAGCTTTGCCCACCTCCCAGTCCCTCCCACCCATGTTGTCTTCCCGTGGTGACTCTTTATTCCTCCATGCCTGGCACCTCATTACTGATGCCAGGCTGCAAATCAAATCAAACAGTGTCTAGTAACAGTGGAGCCATTTAAATGTCACAGCGGTGGCACCTTTGCCTCACGGGTGCCAGGATGCACAATTCATCTCAGATGCCCACTTCTCTCCATGAGCGCAGTGTGCCACACTGAAACTTCCCGTCACGCCTCACCTGACCAGCTTTCTGTCCTCTGTGAGTAGTCCTGATGCCAAGTGTGCCCACCACTTTCAAAGCACTGCACCCCTTTTTTTTCCAAGGTGGCTCCTCTCGTTACTTGGTGAGGAACATCTTCTTCTTCAGGAGGCTGGCGATGTTCTGGTGGCTCGTCGTCTTCTCGCTCTCGGCCACCTGCAGAGGGGTCTTCTTGACGCTGTTGGTGGCCTGCAGGTTGGCCTTCTCCCCCCGGGTCCAGCTGACCAGCCTCTGGACGGTCGAGTAATGGCCACCCCTGCTGGCGCAGTGCAGCGGCGTGTCTTTGTTGTTGTCCAGGCTGTTGATAGCGGCCCCCCGCTCCAGCAGCAGGTCGATGAGACCCTCGTGCCCGTGTTCTGCTGCCAGATGCAGGGCGGTCCTGCGCCATACGTTCCTCTCGTCCACATTCTTGTTTTGGGTGGCATTCAGCAGCGCCGTAGTGGCAGCGACGTGTCCCTTGGAGGTGGCATAGTGGAGCGGGGTGCAGCCATCCATGTCCTTGGCTCCAGGCCTGGCCTTACTGGTCAGCAGCAGGGACACCACTTCAGGGTGCCCCGCGGTGGCAGCCATGTGCAGGggcatcttcttttccttgttcacAGCGTTGGGGTCTGCTTGGTTCTTGAGgagcagctgcaccatggcagattGCCCACCGGAGGCTGCCAGGTGCAGAGGGCAACTGGAATGCTTGTCCTTGGCATTGACGTTGGCCTTGGCTGCAATCAGGTGCTGTGCCACACTGGTGTGGCCTCGCTGACTGGCAATGTGCAGAGGGGTCAACGCCTCTTTGGTCAGCGCGTCCACCTTGGCCCCCATTTTGAGGAGCAGCTCAGCCAGCTGTGGCCTGTTATGGAATGCGGCCATGTGCAGCGGAGTCTGGTCTCCCGGGCCGAGGGCATCGATGCCTGCACCCTTCTCCAAGAGCAGCGCGGCCAGGGATATGTGCCCACCTTGAACTGCCAGGTGCAGTGGTGTGAGCAGGCTGGGCAGCTTTTCCTCTATGCCCGCCTTTTTTGAAATTAGCGTCCTGGCAGCTTCGGCGTTGCCCAGTTCGGCGGCCAGCAGCAAAGGCGTGTACTGCATGTTGTTGCGGGCATTCACGTCCACACCGCGGTCAATCAGGGCACCGATGATGCCTTGCAGGTTGCCCTGGACAGCTTTAAAAAGTGCCGACTGCATGGCGTCAGGGGACAGGCCTTTGGCATGGCGCAGGATCAGTCCAAAAATGGCCTGGCTGTTGGTATTGAAGGCGGCATCCACAATGCGGTCATCGACCCGAGCGCCAGCCTCCAACAACACTTTGGTGGTCCTCTCGAAGCCAGCAGCGATGGCCAGCAGCAGCGCCGTCTGCCTCTTCTCATCCTCGGTGTCCAGCATGGCGCCCTGCTTCAGGAGGAGCTGTGCCAGGCTGCTGTCATCGCGAAGGGCTGCCAGGTGTAGGAACGCTTTGCGCCTGCCCGGCCGCTTGCCTTCCTCCTTCACCATCGTCTTGATGACCCCCAGGTGCTTTTTGTGAGCGGCCAGGTGCAGCGGGGTCTTGGACTCCTTGTCCAGCGCGTACATGTCAGCCCCCACTGCCAGGAGCGCCCGGACCACCGGCTCATTCCCACTCTCGGCTGCCCTGTGCAGTGCTGTCCTGCCTTGACCGTCCCTGGCATCGAGCCGGGCACCCCGACTTAGAAGGAGCTGGACGGCCGCCAGGTGACCCCGTGCCGCTGCAATGTGCAAGAGGGTCTCCCCGGAGCTGTTGGTGGCGTGAACATCTCTGTCCTGCAGGGCTTTCTCGAGGGATGCCAAGTCTCCTGCGGCTGCCGCATCAAAAGGGTTGGCAGACTGGTGGCTGACTGCAGGGGGCTCCTTCACTGCCCGCTTAACAGGTGGCGACTGGATGGatgacttcttctttttctggggtggtggtggtggtggtggtggtggcgctgGTACCGGTGGCAGGGACATAACTGACCTCTTCTTCTGGGGGGGACTGGCCTCAAGTTTGGGGGGGGGCTCTTTGTCCTTTTCCAGAAGGTAGCCCACCAGCTGCCTCCTGGCATCGCGGACGCTCTCATTGACCTGACTGACGTGGTCTCTGATGGCGTAGTAGAGCGCCGGCTCGACCAGCTTCAGACACGGGTAGAAGAAGAGGCGGCAGGCCCTCTCGCCTTGGGACACCAGCGTGTCCAGCACCCTGGAGTTGCGCTCGTGGCGGCTTCTGTAACCGGACAGCAGGAGCCTCTTCTCTGGCGGCAGGACGCCGTGGTCGATGAGGAAGTTGAGCAGCCGCTCCGTGTCGCCGATGCCCTCCACCAGGTCCTTCTTCTTGCTCTGCAGGACCTCGATGGCGTACGGGTTGGTCAGCAGGCTGATGGAGTTCATGGTGGGCGCTCAGCTCAGCTCGGGGCGGCCAGAGACGAGCAAAGCGGCGCACGGCGAGCACATTCCCCTCACGCGGGTGTGAAGCCCCGAGCCGGGAACTGCGGAGTGGCCGAGTCGTCTGGAAAGCCGCGCTGACCGCATTCCGCCCTGCCGTCGCCATGGCgaccaggtaaatacaaacagcCAATCAATCACAGCCTGGTCTCCGCTCGTTCACACCCAGTCCGGACCTGCCACCAGCCGGACGAGCTTTAGAgcgctgtatatagcgcctttgaggGCTGAGCGGCGAGGGGCGTTACGGGGCGGGCAGACCCTCGTGTGCTCTTTGTATGTGGTGGGTGATGACCGCTTCGAGCTGCATGCGGAGTCATACGtgtttatagcgccttttcataGCTAAAAGTAAAGTGCTTTACTGTAGAGTCTCATACTGAGGCAGACGGTGTGTCAGGGGCAATCTttggtttatatagcgcctttccatagcTATCAGTAAAGTGCTTCAGAGTCCCTACTGAATCTGACCGGTTATGAGGGGCAATCTTCATTCTATATAGCGCCTATCCAGTGAGCTACATGCTGAGTCAGACAGCAACCTTTGACGTATAAGGCGCCTGAGTTCGAGTCACATGCTGAATCTAACGACGTGTGAGGGGCGAACTTTAGTtagtctatatagcgccttttcatagCTGCCAGTAAGGTTTAGAGACACCTACTGAGTCCACCAGTGGCTGAGCTGACAGATCCGAATGGATAAGGCGCCTTTAAGGTGGTTCAGAGCCACATGCTGAGTCTGCCCGTGTGTGAGGGACAATTTAtagtctatatagcgcctttccatagcAACCAGTAAGGTGCTTCAGAGTCCCATACTGAATCTGACCGGTTATGAAGGGCAGTCtttagtttatatagcgcctttccatagcTACCAGTAAGGGGCTTTAGAGTCACACACCAGCAGCTGCGCTGACAACCTCTAATGTATAAAGCGCCTTTAAGGGGGTTCAGAGCCACATGCTGAGTTTGCCCATCTATGGCCTATGATTgtacttgtgattttttttatagtgccttccTTCAGTGGACCCCAAAGGTAATTCCCCAGTTCAGCGCCATTCTGCTGTACtggtttaaatttgtttttccaattcCCAGCCCAGGCAGGTGCCACGACCCCCTCGAAGGGCACACAGTCGGAGGTGGCGCTCCTACAGACTTGGGCTGACTCGTGCGCTAAGCTCCACAATGCTCGGTGATGATAAGCCCATCCGCAAACCGGTCGGTCACTGGGGTTGCAGCAGTGAGTGGGACGCTAAAGGGTTAACAAGGCATACATGGGATGGCACACCACACCTGTGCACACTCCGACGGGCACACTGGCTCGCCCCCTGCCCCTCGCCTGAGGGTTATAGCGCCGCTGCGCCTCTGTCCCCTTTGCGGTGTGCGCGCTGCGGTCGGCTGAAGATCCACAAGGGGGCGCCCGTGTCTCACAAGTCTCACCCTGCGCGTGTCGGCCTTCGAGTTTTTTAATTCACGATTAAACGATACAAAGGACGGCGGTCGGGGAATTCACGTAGACAGTTACGTCCTTCAACAAGTTAGGAATATTCCAGAAGTATTCGTTTCAAAATCCAACTGTTAATTACCTTCTTGACAGAATGGAGCGTTGGTTTAATTTTTCATAAGTAAAATCAGGCATTGGCCATTTAGAGCGCCTTTCAAGGTAGTCGCCGCTCACAGCGTGGACTCATCTGGACAGCAAGTGGGACAGACGGGCGTGGAGATCACCCGAAGGACAAAAGGGAGAGGTCCTGTGACATGTCGTGAGGGCAGACGCCACCATCTGAGAACCTGTGACGGTCCCCTCCCCAGTGCCCACTTTgtacaagaaaggaaaaacaatctCGAGTGTACCCGAGTAGGGCTCTGGAATTGTGTTCAggatggaaaggcgctatataatcctTCGACTGACTTCCTGTATGACTTCGAGCAAACCTGCCAGCGTTCACATTGaggaaatatcttaaaataaatcaGATATGTAAATAGCTCTAAGATCATTTGGCACGGTGGAAGGCGGTATAAAAGTAAAGCTTTGCCATGTAATCCCCCCCATTGCCTCTCTACAACCCGAACAAACCATTTCACCTACCGGACttcacaatataaaattatattaaaaaggaaCATTCGTGTTTTTAGAAGTGCTGTTCAGGTGCAGGGCGCTATATAAGGCATGGGTGTTTAATCCCCGACTGATTGTCTACGACCCTGAGAGAGTTTCCATTgtggaaatatatttaaaaataaatatgagtctCTGGGCggtgcggtggcgcagtgggtagcgctgctatgtggagtttgcatttctttccgtgtctgcgtgggtttcctcccacagtccgaagacatgcaggtgaggtgcattggcgattctaaattgtcccttgtgtgtgcttggtatgtgtgtgtgtgtgccctgcggtgggctggcgccctgcccggggtttgtctcctgccttgcgccctgtgttggctaagattggctccagcagaccccatgaccctgtagttaggatataacgggttggataatggatggatggatattagtctCTGctatttaaagtttgttttgtttaattcactGCTGACTCCCAGTGTGACTCTGAGCAAAGCAATTCACCCGCCAGACCTCACACTGCAGAAATATgttaacaagaaaagaaagaaaaattaatttctgtaaGAAGAAATAAAACTGTGGGcacactgaaaggcgctatataaagtaaagcCTGTTCGTAGTGACTGAGCAAAGTGTTTCACCCGCCAAGGGTCCCATTGTGGAATCAGACTTCAAAATAAACTTTACTCTTATGAAAGGCTCTAAGATTGTCGTCAcgatggaaaggcgctatataaagtgcgCTTGCTTGATGCCCTACTGACTTCCCGCACGACCCTGAGTGAGTCGTGTCACCTGCTAAATTCCCAATGTgggaatatataaataaaaaaaaaaaaaacaaaagtggtcTTATGAATGGCCCTAAGCGTGTCGTCACaacggaaaggcgctatatgacgcATGCGTATTTAATCCCCCCGACTCACTCTATGACTCTGCCATGCCGGGGCTCGCATTATACAATTTAGTAAATTACTGATGATGTTTTCTATTAACAAGGGTAgtttttaaaggcgctatataaaattaaaggcTACTCTGAAAATTCCCACTTACTTTGGACCATCACATCACCTGTGCCTCACGAAACTGAGAAATCAGCCCTAAGGTAGAGGGCGCTATAGAAAGTGGGCTTGTTTAATCCCCCCGACTCGCCTTATGACCTTGAGAGAGTTGTGTCGCCTGCCAGGGCTCTCATTGTGGAAATATATTTCTAAAAAGTCAATACTGACTCTTAGAACTGGCTCTGGGGTCGTCGTCccaatggaaaggcgctatataaggtgTAGGCATATATTTTCTTTCGGACTCACCTTATGACCCTGACATCGCCTGCCTGGGTTCCCATTGTGGagacatattaataaataaaaaaatatcactcTTCTGATAGGCTCTAAGATTGTCGTCACGATGGAGGGGCGCTATACAAAGTGGGCTTTTTTAAACCTACCACCGAATATTTTCAGTTCCCAATGTAgagatttattttgaaaaatcaattatttttctcATAAATGGTTCAGGATTGTCATCACaattaaaaggcgctatataatgtaaGTGTGTTCAACGTCTCACTGACTCCGTGAGCAAGAATTTCTCATGTCAGTGCTCAGATGACAGAACTCAGTAAACTACTGATAATGTAACTCCGACCCTCGTATTAATGGGACTCAttttaaaaggcgctatataaaattaaagctAACACAGGAAAGCCCACCTACTTTGGAATTCATGTGCGGCCCTGGGCGAGTCACATCACCTGCCTCACTAAACCGAAGAATCAACCGCACAATAGTTGACCGGTAAAGTGGGCTGGGAGGGCGCTATATACAATGAAGTGCATTCGAGTCCAAAGCCTGGTGTCTATTCAAAGAAGTCCAAGTTTACGTCGACTGCTTGTACCTTTCTGGCTGCACTGCGGAATTCTCCCGAAATTTCGGCTTCTTTCCACTCACAATCTTCTGACAGGCTGATCCGTCGTGAGTGAATCTGTCCCTTCCAGGGTGGGCGTCCTTACTTTTCTGGCTTTCTACAAGAAATCTGCTTCTTCGCCGAGACCCCTGATCGGGAAAACGTGAGACTGAAAAATGCATAATTAGCCTCGACCTTAAAGATTTAACAGTCCATAAAGCTCTAAAACCACTCGACCTCCATTAGTCGCGCTAACCACTGCGGCACCTGCGCCGCTCCCACC
This genomic interval from Erpetoichthys calabaricus chromosome 10, fErpCal1.3, whole genome shotgun sequence contains the following:
- the si:dkey-86e18.1 gene encoding uncharacterized protein si:dkey-86e18.1 isoform X1 codes for the protein MARNEEKQLGRLNRLWLQRQREEGRIQDVPYKRPRLSSLNSVAAVKRWIPSIKNEMEYCLQQSQLPHYPERKIAEFQERIEKLRAEYQNYLRKLRALDPVNKEHPWKPRGYSRKRTSEPQHGDKDAGCLKLLHTPVLHPTEDRQVTLQDSQEEQQSSRGDTSPRSIEHHGATVYTCSDINPHTQDEPLSFNPSLFSIRLPGGAPSGCGSGADVLSSILKSGLPNLSRPLAACLDKEKTSSPGAQVESAERNTEHQLEGQGRDILGVDCYLCSDDDEDDRDET
- the si:dkey-86e18.1 gene encoding uncharacterized protein si:dkey-86e18.1 isoform X2, translated to MCLGVTPVKWKGRQQSSRGGHCPSIYKKSSLNSVAAVKRWIPSIKNEMEYCLQQSQLPHYPERKIAEFQERIEKLRAEYQNYLRKLRALDPVNKEHPWKPRGYSRKRTSEPQHGDKDAGCLKLLHTPVLHPTEDRQVTLQDSQEEQQSSRGDTSPRSIEHHGATVYTCSDINPHTQDEPLSFNPSLFSIRLPGGAPSGCGSGADVLSSILKSGLPNLSRPLAACLDKEKTSSPGAQVESAERNTEHQLEGQGRDILGVDCYLCSDDDEDDRDET
- the caiap gene encoding CARD- and ANK-domain containing inflammasome adapter protein, whose product is MNSISLLTNPYAIEVLQSKKKDLVEGIGDTERLLNFLIDHGVLPPEKRLLLSGYRSRHERNSRVLDTLVSQGERACRLFFYPCLKLVEPALYYAIRDHVSQVNESVRDARRQLVGYLLEKDKEPPPKLEASPPQKKRSKSSIQSPPVKRAVKEPPAVSHQSANPFDAAAAGDLASLEKALQDRDVHATNSSGETLLHIAAARGHLAAVQLLLSRGARLDARDGQGRTALHRAAESGNEPVVRALLAVGADMYALDKESKTPLHLAAHKKHLGVIKTMVKEEGKRPGRRKAFLHLAALRDDSSLAQLLLKQGAMLDTEDEKRQTALLLAIAAGFERTTKVLLEAGARVDDRIVDAAFNTNSQAIFGLILRHAKGLSPDAMQSALFKAVQGNLQGIIGALIDRGVDVNARNNMQYTPLLLAAELGNAEAARTLISKKAGIEEKLPSLLTPLHLAVQGGHISLAALLLEKGAGIDALGPGDQTPLHMAAFHNRPQLAELLLKMGAKVDALTKEALTPLHIASQRGHTSVAQHLIAAKANVNAKDKHSSCPLHLAASGGQSAMVQLLLKNQADPNAVNKEKKMPLHMAATAGHPEVVSLLLTSKARPGAKDMDGCTPLHYATSKGHVAATTALLNATQNKNVDERNVWRRTALHLAAEHGHEGLIDLLLERGAAINSLDNNKDTPLHCASRGGHYSTVQRLVSWTRGEKANLQATNSVKKTPLQVAESEKTTSHQNIASLLKKKMFLTK